Within Triticum dicoccoides isolate Atlit2015 ecotype Zavitan chromosome 1B, WEW_v2.0, whole genome shotgun sequence, the genomic segment AAGTAATAACATATACCTCAGGAGGGCTCAGCTGATACACTCTCCGCGCCATGTACTTTGGTCCGAACAGAAACGTCTTATCCGGATTCCGGGGATCACCGGTGCTTCCGAGCGTGCAATCCATGAAGAAATCTGGCCCTTTCCCTTGCGatagctaacagttttcgtactatGATTAATGGTCAGGAAGAAAATGGAAGCTACTGTAATTTGCATTTGCGTACACGGGATTTCGAGTACCTGTTTGAACGCGTACGTCATGGGCTTCCCTGCGGCGGGCATGGTGGCCGTGACAAACACGGCCACGGAGACTTTTTCCGGGTGCCTCTCCATGGCCAGCGAGAGGCTCTGCCCGCCAAAGCTGTGGGCGACGAGGACCGCCTTCTCGCCCTCCGGCAGCGCCGCCACTGCGTCCAGCAGCGGCCGGCTGTACTCCTCGAAGGACGCCACCTCCTCGCCGCGCCCGGGGCTGGCGCCGCACCCGGCCATGTCCATCGCGGTAACGCggtggccggcggcctccagggCGGTGG encodes:
- the LOC119301756 gene encoding probable esterase PIR7A translates to MEGGKNHFVLIHGVCHGAWSWYRVATALEAAGHRVTAMDMAGCGASPGRGEEVASFEEYSRPLLDAVAALPEGEKAVLVAHSFGGQSLSLAMERHPEKVSVAVFVTATMPAAGKPMTYAFKQLSQGKGPDFFMDCTLGSTGDPRNPDKTFLFGPKYMARRVYQLSPPEDLTLGIAMVRPSRRFLNDDTMNGDVLTSARYGGVRRVYVVAEDDEWKPAEMQRLMASWNPGTDHMPMFSKSRELSELLMVIANKYYPGS